In a genomic window of Phragmites australis chromosome 14, lpPhrAust1.1, whole genome shotgun sequence:
- the LOC133891537 gene encoding large ribosomal subunit protein eL22z-like, with the protein MARGVAAAAAKGGGKKKGSVTFTIDCTKPVEDKIMEIASLEKFLQERIKVAGGKAGNLGDSVTVSREKTKVTVTSDGPFSKRYLKYLTKKYLKKHNVRDWLRVIAANKDRTVYELRYFNIAENEGEEED; encoded by the exons atggcgcggggcgtggctgcggcggcggcgaagggcgGCGGCAAGAAGAAGGGGTCGGTCACGTTCACGATCGACTGCACCAAGCCCGTGGAggacaagatcatggagatcgcCTCGCTCGAGAAGTTCCTGCAGGAGCGCATCAAGGTCGCCGGCGGCAAGGCTGGGAACCTCGGCGACTCCGTCACCGTCTCCCGCGAGAAGACCAAGGTCACCGTCACCTCCGACGGGCCCTTCTCGAAGAG GTACCTGAAGTACTTGACCAAGAAGTACTTGAAGAAGCACAATGTGCGGGATTGGCTACGTGTGATTGCAGCTAACAAGGACCGCACCGTCTATGAGCTCCGGTACTTCAACATTGCCGAGAATGAGGGCGAGGAGGAAGATTAG